A DNA window from Pseudomonas cannabina contains the following coding sequences:
- a CDS encoding TraM recognition domain-containing protein — MSLDSQHEIKPGRISRDVRSSWTRFNVALFRPNNFKLALLAIAGLLFYQPVLWPVWILFLSMLIMAFKDQKFRMPLRMPKDIGGLDRTDYYEELVEENYLWGLFTKSRLFRRLLAAGGIMYLGFLRTPNMDGIAASPDEGRELWLNNSDCRTHLFLPGTTGSGKSETLMGMYYNAICWGTGASYGDGKADSNLAFCLWSLARRHGREDDFLILNYLTGGMDPFEHMVARESGLHAMNQPQSNSMNPFGDAAADFLLQLMASLLPVASGDGAQWQQKALNMIDALLRTLCYKRAKGELEISIGVIRHYLALQNLVQFYIEGQQGLIPELAYLPIKAYFETGLPGFNPQLAGDPSKWDAEVFNQHGYLTGQFARTLSMMMDTYGHIFADKFPEIDMLDVLLNDRLIAVMIPTLEKSASEAASLGKLYISSIRLMMAQNLGYRLEGTRADVLDTKATNAPNPYLIISDELAYYFAAGIAVMFAQARSLGFMMVAAVQDIQGLKRGEAADEAPSMLANTKVKWVLALEDPEDTYDYIRKAGGEAYYSVLSGYDQNTGGAYQAQGAANIERRNKIELGELKKLQAGEGMLIFKEAVIPASSFYIPDDHKKTSKLSARINRFLQVERPEFSRLPQSAERISKQDTHSVDYIAAQLRRVEKPYYPALDDPILDQVVATARHLDSIQRFDVPAEQRGIALFQAARKALHAAEAQGLTGYFHQPKPDLEPEEMLGDDGEDFEIPEDAYD; from the coding sequence ATGTCTCTCGACTCACAGCACGAGATCAAGCCTGGTCGCATATCAAGGGACGTGCGCAGCTCTTGGACCAGGTTCAATGTCGCACTGTTTCGCCCGAACAACTTCAAGCTTGCACTTTTAGCCATAGCTGGCCTGCTGTTCTATCAGCCAGTCTTGTGGCCGGTCTGGATCCTCTTCTTGTCCATGCTAATCATGGCTTTCAAGGACCAGAAATTTCGCATGCCTCTCCGCATGCCAAAAGACATTGGCGGATTGGATCGAACGGATTATTACGAGGAGTTGGTAGAGGAAAACTACCTTTGGGGCTTGTTCACAAAGTCGAGGCTTTTTCGCAGGCTCTTGGCTGCTGGGGGCATCATGTACCTCGGCTTTCTCCGTACGCCGAATATGGACGGAATTGCAGCGAGCCCAGACGAAGGCCGGGAGCTTTGGCTCAACAACTCTGATTGTCGTACTCATCTGTTTTTGCCAGGCACCACGGGCTCGGGCAAAAGTGAAACCCTGATGGGCATGTACTACAACGCCATCTGCTGGGGGACTGGAGCCTCGTACGGGGACGGGAAGGCTGACTCTAATCTGGCCTTCTGTCTCTGGTCGCTAGCTCGCAGGCATGGCCGCGAGGACGATTTTCTCATCCTCAACTACCTAACAGGGGGTATGGATCCCTTCGAACACATGGTTGCCAGGGAGTCTGGTCTCCATGCAATGAATCAGCCTCAATCGAACTCCATGAACCCTTTCGGGGACGCTGCTGCTGACTTCCTCCTGCAGCTGATGGCTTCCTTGCTGCCTGTAGCCAGCGGTGACGGTGCTCAATGGCAGCAAAAAGCGCTCAACATGATCGATGCGCTGCTGCGTACGCTCTGCTACAAGCGCGCCAAAGGTGAACTTGAAATCTCCATAGGGGTGATCCGCCATTATCTGGCACTTCAAAACCTTGTCCAATTTTATATCGAGGGTCAGCAAGGCCTGATCCCCGAGCTGGCCTACCTGCCGATCAAAGCCTACTTTGAAACCGGCCTACCAGGTTTTAACCCACAACTCGCTGGTGATCCGTCGAAGTGGGATGCAGAGGTGTTCAACCAGCATGGTTATTTGACCGGCCAGTTTGCTCGCACTCTGTCGATGATGATGGACACGTACGGTCATATTTTTGCAGACAAATTCCCCGAAATTGACATGCTCGATGTCCTCCTCAACGACCGGCTGATCGCTGTAATGATCCCGACTCTTGAAAAATCTGCGTCCGAGGCAGCATCGCTGGGCAAGCTTTACATTTCTTCAATCCGGCTGATGATGGCCCAGAACCTTGGCTACCGCTTAGAAGGTACTCGGGCAGACGTCCTGGACACCAAGGCAACAAATGCCCCTAATCCATACCTGATCATCAGTGATGAGTTGGCCTACTACTTCGCCGCAGGCATCGCTGTAATGTTCGCTCAAGCGCGAAGCCTTGGCTTCATGATGGTGGCCGCCGTGCAGGATATTCAGGGCCTTAAACGAGGCGAGGCTGCCGACGAGGCACCATCCATGCTTGCCAACACCAAAGTGAAATGGGTGCTGGCCTTGGAAGACCCAGAGGACACGTACGATTACATTCGCAAAGCTGGTGGGGAGGCTTACTACAGCGTGCTCTCAGGTTACGACCAGAACACCGGTGGTGCCTACCAAGCGCAGGGTGCAGCGAACATCGAGCGACGAAACAAGATCGAGCTTGGCGAGCTGAAAAAACTGCAGGCCGGTGAGGGAATGCTAATTTTTAAGGAAGCTGTAATCCCAGCATCAAGCTTCTACATCCCCGACGATCACAAGAAAACCAGCAAACTTTCCGCCCGCATCAACCGGTTCCTGCAGGTCGAGCGGCCGGAATTTAGCCGATTGCCACAAAGTGCTGAGCGCATCAGTAAGCAGGATACCCACTCTGTCGACTACATCGCGGCCCAGCTTCGCCGGGTCGAGAAACCCTACTACCCAGCCCTCGATGACCCGATCCTCGATCAGGTTGTGGCAACTGCGCGGCACCTGGACAGCATTCAGCGTTTCGACGTGCCTGCTGAGCAGCGTGGCATCGCGTTATTCCAAGCGGCTAGAAAAGCGCTTCATGCAGCGGAAGCTCA